Proteins from a genomic interval of Micromonospora sp. NBC_00389:
- a CDS encoding ABC transporter permease, translating to MFRATLKSLLARKVRLILSGLAVVLGVMFVSGAFVLTDTLGRSFDSVFADGFSEIDVNVTAKPKVEVSEIEGEQTATPLPAAVVDRVKQVPGVASATGIVNADGARVIGSNGKVVTSFGPPQLGENWTGESELLQLREGRGPQADDEIVINKSLATAAKVEVGQKVGVLTAFESKKRDFTLVGILGYSGDRDSIGGLNEVFFTTPVAQRLMIGEPDAFSSITVRTADGVSDEALRDDVARTLGADYEVKTGEQVAADASASLKEGLSFFNKILLGFAAVALLVGTFLILNTFSIIVAQRTRELALMRAIGASGRQIIGSVVLEAIAVGLIASVLGLAAGIGVGALLAFLFGKLAGGLTLAGIGVPAAAVIGSFAVGLVITVVAALLPALRASRIPPIAAMQDVATPDRPLTKITVAGSVITGIGAVLLFLGLSGNASGQTLPTILGGVLFAFIGVALLTPLISRPVVGLLGAIFSWSVPGKLGRLNSGRNPRRTAITAAALMVGIALVTGVTVILDSAKGSISALAEDTIKAELVISGVQGGPRPPSFDPGVLDRAKALPGVQMVDGEYGDMAKLNGESTWVAASSDVASLRQIFGAKPTAGDIDRLGPTQMLVSSDTATSRDLTVGSTVNVQLTRGDARTYTVSGIYESSQLTNPVTLPAEAAKDFAIPQPIQGFIQLAPGTRVADVQPQVEALLADSPEVSVADRAAFIKQQTGQLDGLLTMIQILLALAIVIAVLGIINTLALSVLERTRELGLLRAIGLRRSQTMGMITVEAVVISVFGALLGVVVGTGLGAAVVEALKDEGITDLILPWGQMGVFLGLAAIIGVVAAVLPAIRAARINVLGAIAHD from the coding sequence ATGTTCCGGGCGACACTGAAGAGTCTGCTGGCCCGCAAGGTCCGGCTGATCCTGTCCGGGCTGGCGGTGGTGCTCGGGGTGATGTTCGTCTCCGGCGCCTTCGTGCTCACGGACACGCTGGGCCGCTCCTTCGACTCGGTCTTCGCCGACGGCTTCTCCGAGATCGACGTGAACGTCACGGCGAAGCCGAAGGTCGAGGTCAGCGAGATCGAGGGCGAGCAGACCGCCACCCCGCTGCCCGCCGCCGTGGTGGACCGGGTCAAGCAGGTGCCGGGAGTGGCTTCGGCGACCGGCATCGTCAACGCCGACGGCGCCCGCGTGATCGGCAGCAACGGCAAGGTGGTCACCTCGTTCGGTCCGCCGCAGTTGGGCGAGAACTGGACCGGTGAGAGCGAGCTGTTGCAGCTGCGGGAGGGCCGCGGGCCGCAGGCCGACGATGAGATCGTCATCAACAAGTCGCTGGCCACCGCCGCGAAGGTGGAGGTCGGCCAGAAGGTCGGCGTGCTCACCGCGTTCGAGTCGAAGAAGCGGGACTTCACCCTGGTCGGCATCCTCGGTTACAGCGGTGACCGGGACTCGATCGGCGGGCTCAACGAGGTCTTCTTCACCACTCCGGTGGCGCAGCGACTGATGATCGGCGAGCCGGACGCGTTCAGCAGCATCACCGTGCGCACCGCCGACGGGGTCTCCGACGAGGCGCTGCGCGACGACGTGGCCCGCACCCTGGGGGCGGATTACGAGGTGAAGACCGGCGAGCAGGTGGCCGCGGACGCCTCGGCCAGCCTGAAGGAGGGCCTGTCCTTCTTCAACAAGATCCTGCTCGGCTTCGCCGCGGTGGCGCTGCTGGTGGGCACCTTCCTGATCCTCAACACCTTCTCGATCATCGTCGCCCAGCGCACCCGGGAGCTGGCGCTGATGCGCGCCATCGGGGCCAGCGGCCGGCAGATCATCGGTTCGGTGGTGCTGGAGGCCATCGCGGTGGGGCTGATCGCCTCGGTGCTCGGCCTGGCAGCCGGCATCGGGGTGGGCGCGCTGTTGGCGTTCCTGTTCGGCAAGCTGGCCGGTGGCCTCACCCTGGCCGGGATCGGCGTGCCGGCGGCCGCGGTGATCGGCTCGTTCGCCGTCGGTCTGGTGATCACCGTGGTGGCGGCGCTGCTGCCGGCGCTGCGGGCGTCCCGGATCCCGCCGATCGCGGCGATGCAGGACGTGGCCACCCCGGACCGGCCGTTGACCAAGATCACGGTGGCCGGGTCGGTGATCACCGGCATCGGCGCGGTGCTGCTCTTCCTCGGGCTCAGCGGCAACGCCAGCGGTCAGACGCTGCCCACCATCCTCGGTGGGGTGCTGTTCGCCTTCATCGGCGTGGCGCTGCTGACGCCGCTGATCAGCCGGCCGGTGGTGGGCCTGCTCGGCGCGATCTTCTCCTGGTCGGTGCCGGGCAAGCTGGGCCGGCTGAACTCCGGGCGCAACCCGCGCCGCACCGCGATCACCGCAGCCGCGCTGATGGTCGGCATCGCGCTGGTCACCGGCGTCACGGTGATCCTCGACTCGGCCAAGGGCAGCATCAGTGCGCTTGCCGAGGACACCATCAAGGCCGAGTTGGTGATCTCCGGTGTGCAGGGCGGCCCACGGCCGCCGAGCTTCGACCCGGGGGTGCTGGATCGGGCCAAGGCCCTGCCGGGCGTGCAGATGGTCGACGGCGAGTACGGCGACATGGCGAAGCTCAACGGCGAGAGCACCTGGGTCGCGGCGAGCAGCGACGTCGCGTCGCTGCGGCAGATCTTCGGCGCGAAGCCCACCGCCGGTGACATCGACCGGCTCGGGCCGACCCAGATGCTGGTCAGCTCGGATACCGCCACCTCTCGGGACCTGACGGTGGGCTCGACGGTGAACGTGCAGCTGACCCGGGGCGACGCGCGGACGTACACGGTCAGCGGCATCTACGAGTCCTCGCAGCTGACCAACCCGGTGACCCTGCCGGCGGAGGCGGCGAAGGACTTCGCCATCCCCCAGCCCATTCAGGGCTTCATCCAGTTGGCCCCCGGCACCCGGGTCGCCGACGTGCAGCCGCAGGTGGAGGCACTGCTCGCGGACAGCCCTGAGGTGTCGGTGGCCGACCGGGCCGCGTTCATCAAGCAGCAGACCGGTCAGCTCGACGGGCTGCTCACCATGATCCAGATCCTGCTGGCGCTGGCCATCGTGATCGCCGTACTCGGCATCATCAACACCCTGGCGCTGTCGGTGCTGGAGCGGACCCGGGAGTTGGGTCTGCTGCGGGCGATCGGCCTGCGCCGGTCGCAGACCATGGGCATGATCACCGTCGAGGCGGTGGTGATCTCGGTGTTCGGCGCGCTGCTCGGCGTGGTGGTCGGCACCGGCCTCGGCGCCGCGGTGGTCGAGGCGCTCAAGGACGAGGGAATCACCGACCTGATCCTGCCCTGGGGTCAGATGGGGGTGTTCCTCGGTCTCGCCGCGATCATCGGGGTGGTGGCCGCGGTGCTGCCGGCGATCCGGGCGGCCCGGATCAACGTCCTGGGCGCGATCGCCCACGACTGA
- a CDS encoding RecB family exonuclease, which translates to MTAEPVTTPQSPSPAQVPPTVRASLSPSRAADFKTCPLLYRFRSIDRLPERTTVEQARGTLVHAVLERLFDLPAPGRTPAAAGDLVAPQWDRMVTEQPELAGLFEGAEPAGPVEFLRSAAALLEGYFAVEDPTRLEPAERESLISAVVDEELLIRGYLDRLDVAPDGALRVVDYKTGGAPREAFEARALFQLKFYALVLWRTRGVVPRVLRLLYLRDAEVLDYTPDADELVRFERTVVALWRAIEQATAQQDFRPRPSRLCDWCSHQALCPTFGGTPPPFPVAVANTDPLRDARSGPAAPGADE; encoded by the coding sequence ATGACGGCGGAACCGGTCACCACCCCACAGTCCCCCTCCCCGGCGCAGGTGCCGCCCACGGTGCGGGCCTCGCTGTCCCCGTCGCGGGCGGCTGATTTCAAGACCTGCCCCCTGCTCTACCGGTTCCGCAGCATCGACCGCCTGCCCGAGCGGACAACCGTCGAGCAGGCCCGGGGCACCCTGGTGCACGCAGTGCTGGAGCGACTGTTCGACCTGCCAGCGCCGGGCCGCACGCCGGCCGCTGCCGGTGACCTGGTGGCCCCCCAGTGGGACCGGATGGTCACCGAGCAGCCGGAGCTGGCCGGCCTCTTCGAGGGCGCCGAGCCGGCCGGCCCGGTGGAGTTCCTCCGCTCCGCCGCCGCGCTGCTGGAGGGCTACTTCGCGGTGGAGGACCCGACCCGGCTGGAGCCGGCCGAGCGGGAGAGCCTGATCTCGGCGGTGGTCGACGAGGAGCTGCTGATCCGGGGCTACCTCGACCGGCTCGACGTGGCCCCGGACGGCGCGCTGCGGGTGGTCGACTACAAGACCGGTGGCGCCCCACGGGAGGCGTTCGAGGCGCGGGCGCTGTTTCAGCTGAAGTTCTACGCGCTGGTGCTGTGGCGTACCCGGGGGGTGGTGCCCCGGGTGCTGCGGCTGCTCTACCTGCGCGACGCCGAGGTGTTGGACTACACGCCCGACGCCGACGAGTTGGTCCGCTTCGAGCGCACGGTGGTGGCGCTGTGGCGGGCGATCGAGCAGGCCACCGCCCAGCAGGATTTCCGGCCCCGGCCAAGCCGGCTCTGCGACTGGTGCAGCCACCAGGCGCTGTGTCCCACCTTCGGTGGCACCCCGCCGCCGTTCCCGGTCGCGGTGGCCAACACCGATCCGCTCCGCGACGCCCGGTCCGGTCCGGCGGCGCCGGGCGCTGACGAGTGA
- a CDS encoding calcium:proton antiporter gives MATLRRFRLSDWTVAVPVLAVLVLMATWGRELPGPVIVVVAVLLGGAVLAAVHHAEVVAHRVGEPYGSLVLAVAVTVIEVALIVTLMISGPEKTQSLARDTVFAAVMITCNGILGLSLLLGALRRRVAVFNPEGTGGALATVITLATLSLVIPTFTTARPGPEFSPAQLAFAAVASLALYGLFVLVQTGRHRDYFLPVDSQGRVIDEEEHAKPPTTRAALVSLGLLLVALIAVVGDAKTVSPTIEAGVAAANLPHAFVGVIIALLVLLPETLAAARAARRDRVQISLNLALGSAMASIGLTIPAIAIASIWLDGPLLLGLGGTQLALLALTAVTAVLTVVPGRANVLQGGVHLVLLAAFVFLAASP, from the coding sequence ATGGCCACCCTCCGTCGCTTCCGCCTGTCCGACTGGACCGTCGCCGTACCCGTTCTCGCGGTGCTGGTGCTCATGGCCACCTGGGGACGAGAATTGCCCGGACCCGTCATCGTGGTGGTCGCGGTGCTGCTGGGTGGCGCGGTGCTCGCGGCGGTGCACCACGCGGAGGTGGTCGCCCACCGGGTGGGGGAGCCGTACGGGTCCCTGGTGCTCGCCGTCGCGGTCACGGTGATCGAGGTCGCCCTGATCGTCACGCTGATGATCAGCGGACCGGAGAAGACCCAGTCGCTCGCCCGGGACACCGTCTTCGCCGCCGTCATGATCACCTGTAACGGGATCCTCGGCCTGTCCCTGCTGCTCGGGGCGCTGCGCCGCCGGGTGGCGGTGTTCAACCCCGAGGGCACCGGCGGGGCGCTGGCCACCGTGATCACCCTGGCCACCCTGAGCCTGGTCATTCCGACCTTCACCACCGCCCGGCCCGGCCCGGAGTTCAGCCCGGCCCAGCTCGCCTTCGCCGCCGTCGCATCGCTGGCGCTGTACGGGCTGTTCGTGCTGGTGCAGACCGGCCGGCACCGCGACTACTTCCTGCCGGTCGACAGCCAGGGCCGGGTGATCGACGAGGAGGAGCATGCCAAGCCGCCGACCACCCGTGCGGCGCTGGTCAGCCTGGGGCTGCTGCTGGTGGCGCTGATCGCGGTTGTCGGCGATGCCAAGACCGTCTCCCCGACCATCGAGGCCGGGGTGGCGGCGGCGAACCTGCCCCACGCGTTCGTCGGCGTCATCATCGCCCTGCTGGTGCTGCTGCCGGAGACCCTGGCCGCGGCCCGCGCCGCCCGCCGCGACCGGGTGCAGATCAGCCTGAACCTCGCGCTGGGCTCGGCGATGGCCAGCATCGGCCTGACGATCCCGGCGATCGCGATCGCCTCGATCTGGCTGGACGGCCCCCTGCTGCTCGGCCTCGGTGGCACCCAACTCGCGCTGCTGGCGCTCACCGCGGTGACCGCGGTGCTGACCGTGGTGCCGGGCCGGGCCAACGTGTTGCAGGGCGGCGTACACCTGGTGTTGCTGGCCGCCTTCGTCTTCCTGGCCGCGAGCCCCTGA
- a CDS encoding carboxymuconolactone decarboxylase family protein, which translates to MTDQDAYQQALDNAERLLGQPLVLPLGAGEPSVGQDFRRLATVQTFGEAWPREGLDLRSRCLVSVAIAAALGTHEPLRGQLRIALQSGVTREEIVELFIHLAAYAGAARAFDGYQVVTAVFAERP; encoded by the coding sequence ATGACCGATCAGGACGCGTACCAGCAGGCCCTGGACAACGCCGAACGGCTGCTCGGTCAGCCGCTCGTGCTGCCGCTCGGCGCCGGCGAGCCCTCGGTGGGGCAGGATTTCCGCCGCCTGGCCACCGTGCAGACCTTCGGCGAGGCATGGCCCCGGGAGGGATTGGACCTGCGCAGCCGTTGCCTGGTCTCGGTGGCGATCGCCGCCGCTCTCGGCACCCACGAGCCGTTGCGCGGTCAGCTGCGCATCGCCCTGCAATCGGGGGTGACCAGGGAGGAAATCGTCGAGCTGTTCATCCACCTGGCCGCCTACGCGGGCGCCGCGCGGGCGTTCGACGGCTACCAGGTGGTCACGGCGGTCTTCGCCGAGCGCCCCTGA
- a CDS encoding metalloregulator ArsR/SmtB family transcription factor, protein MDEVAAAIADPVRRRILTMLRDAPLAAGDIAQRFAISRPAISRHLRVLRDSGLVRDELVGRNRIYRLDPGPLAELVDWLAELVAAERWERRLDALETEVYRTRRERRSRGPAEHRREHTA, encoded by the coding sequence GTGGACGAGGTGGCCGCCGCGATCGCGGACCCGGTACGGCGCCGCATCCTGACCATGCTGCGCGACGCACCGCTGGCTGCGGGCGACATCGCCCAGCGGTTCGCGATCAGCCGACCCGCGATCAGCCGCCACCTGCGGGTGCTGCGGGACAGTGGGCTCGTCCGCGACGAGTTGGTCGGCCGAAACCGGATCTACCGGCTCGATCCCGGCCCGCTCGCCGAGCTGGTCGACTGGCTCGCCGAGCTCGTTGCCGCCGAGCGGTGGGAGCGGCGCCTCGACGCGTTGGAGACCGAGGTCTATCGCACCCGCCGAGAGCGCCGCAGTCGCGGCCCGGCGGAGCATCGAAGGGAGCACACGGCATGA
- a CDS encoding RNA polymerase sigma factor, producing MVPPVEDLLRELAPQVLGALVRRYGHFDTAEDAVQEALIAAAGGWPRDGVPENPRGWLITVASRRLTDLLRSEQARMRREDVVARWVLPEQWRAPAADRPPADADDTLILLFLCCHPALSPASQIALTLRAVGGLSTAEVARAFLVPEATMTRRISRGKQRIRDSGLRFAPPTGPERADRLAAVLHVLYLVFTEGYARTAGPGLLRADLTAEAIRLTRLVRRLLPDDPEIAGLLALMLLTDARAPARIGPHGELVPMAEQDRGRWRADQIAEGVALITGALPRGVVGPYQLQAAIAAVHDEAPSAAATDWAQITALYEVLLGISDNPVVALNHAVAVAMSRGAPAGLTLLAELADDARLADDPRLPAARAHLWELVGERTAARDAYRTAAARSTNLAQQRYLNARAERLADDV from the coding sequence ATCGTCCCGCCCGTCGAGGACCTGCTGCGCGAGCTGGCGCCGCAGGTCCTCGGCGCGCTGGTACGCCGCTATGGGCACTTCGACACCGCCGAGGACGCCGTCCAGGAGGCGCTGATCGCCGCGGCGGGTGGCTGGCCGCGCGACGGCGTACCGGAGAATCCCCGCGGCTGGCTGATCACCGTCGCGTCCCGCCGGCTGACCGACCTGCTGCGCAGCGAGCAGGCGCGGATGCGACGGGAGGACGTCGTGGCGCGGTGGGTGCTGCCCGAGCAGTGGCGCGCTCCCGCCGCCGACCGGCCGCCGGCGGACGCCGACGACACGCTCATCCTGCTGTTCCTGTGCTGCCATCCGGCACTCTCGCCGGCCTCGCAGATCGCGCTCACGCTGCGCGCGGTGGGCGGCTTGAGCACCGCCGAGGTGGCCCGCGCGTTCCTGGTGCCGGAGGCGACGATGACCCGGCGGATCAGCCGGGGCAAGCAGCGGATCCGGGACAGCGGGCTGCGGTTCGCCCCGCCCACCGGCCCGGAGCGCGCCGACCGGCTCGCCGCCGTGCTGCACGTGCTCTACCTGGTCTTCACCGAGGGGTACGCGCGCACGGCCGGCCCCGGTCTGCTGCGCGCCGACCTGACCGCCGAGGCGATCCGGCTGACCCGCCTGGTGCGTCGGCTGTTGCCGGACGATCCCGAGATCGCCGGGCTGCTCGCGTTGATGCTGCTCACCGACGCCCGCGCACCGGCCCGGATCGGCCCGCACGGCGAGCTGGTGCCGATGGCCGAGCAGGACCGCGGCCGGTGGCGGGCCGACCAGATCGCCGAGGGGGTCGCCCTGATCACCGGGGCGCTGCCGCGCGGGGTCGTCGGGCCGTACCAGCTCCAGGCGGCCATCGCGGCCGTGCACGACGAGGCGCCCAGCGCGGCGGCCACCGACTGGGCGCAGATCACCGCCCTGTACGAGGTGCTGCTGGGCATCTCCGACAACCCGGTCGTGGCGCTCAACCATGCGGTGGCGGTGGCGATGAGCCGGGGCGCGCCGGCCGGGTTGACGCTGCTCGCCGAGCTGGCCGACGACGCCCGGTTGGCCGACGACCCGCGACTGCCGGCCGCCCGAGCCCACCTGTGGGAGCTGGTCGGCGAGCGTACCGCCGCTCGGGACGCCTACCGGACGGCGGCGGCGCGGTCGACGAACCTGGCCCAGCAGCGCTACCTGAACGCCCGCGCGGAGCGCCTCGCAGACGACGTTTGA
- a CDS encoding SRPBCC family protein codes for MTRTPAGRLFRTATGHDLVLTRTFRAPAADVWASLTDPERTARWFGPWEGDAAPGRTIRVQMAYEEQQPWCEVRIDACEPEQRLAVSMVDSYGTWLLEMALSETDGSTELRFVQHLTSVEGIAEVGAGWEYYLDMLVASRDGSPRPEFDEYHPAMQPYYQALAAEETPDAAQHA; via the coding sequence ATGACGCGTACACCCGCCGGACGACTGTTCCGCACCGCCACCGGCCACGATCTCGTCCTCACCCGCACGTTCCGCGCCCCGGCGGCGGACGTGTGGGCCAGCCTGACCGACCCGGAGCGCACGGCCCGCTGGTTCGGCCCCTGGGAGGGCGACGCCGCGCCCGGCCGGACCATCCGGGTCCAGATGGCGTACGAGGAGCAGCAGCCCTGGTGTGAGGTCCGCATCGACGCGTGCGAGCCGGAGCAGCGCCTCGCCGTGTCGATGGTCGACAGCTACGGGACCTGGTTGCTGGAGATGGCGCTGTCCGAGACCGACGGCAGCACCGAGCTGCGGTTCGTCCAACACCTGACCAGCGTGGAGGGCATCGCCGAGGTGGGCGCCGGCTGGGAGTACTACCTGGACATGCTCGTCGCCTCCCGGGACGGCTCACCCCGTCCCGAATTCGACGAGTACCACCCCGCGATGCAGCCCTACTACCAGGCGCTTGCCGCCGAGGAGACGCCCGACGCCGCCCAGCACGCCTAG
- a CDS encoding YciI family protein, which produces MIMLYGSQQDYDVLSGRATDRPAMSAEQIAAMHKHMETYHQALAESGELVDARGLSEPVHARRVQVREGAPVVTDGPYPETQEVLAGYTIVECASFDRATEIAAGLVDPDEPGGYVDVRPVLDGVEDLAG; this is translated from the coding sequence ATGATCATGCTCTATGGCTCGCAGCAGGACTACGACGTGCTGTCCGGCCGGGCGACCGACCGGCCGGCCATGTCGGCCGAGCAGATCGCGGCCATGCACAAGCACATGGAGACGTACCACCAGGCGCTCGCCGAGTCCGGGGAGCTGGTCGACGCCCGGGGCCTCAGCGAGCCGGTGCACGCCCGCCGGGTGCAGGTGCGCGAGGGCGCGCCGGTGGTCACCGACGGCCCGTACCCGGAGACGCAGGAGGTGCTGGCCGGTTACACGATCGTGGAGTGCGCCAGCTTCGACCGGGCCACCGAGATCGCCGCCGGCCTGGTCGATCCGGACGAGCCGGGCGGGTACGTGGACGTGCGGCCGGTGCTGGACGGCGTCGAGGACCTGGCCGGCTGA
- a CDS encoding HAD family hydrolase, with the protein MLFDMDGTLVDSEKLWDVALQELARDYGGELSIAARRSIVGTSMADSMRILHDDLGQPERDPALSAAWINTRILELFRTGLQWRPGALALLRAVRAADIPTALVTSSGRPLVEIALDTLGRDSFDAVVCGDEVVAAKPHPEPYLTAARLLGVPIGRCVAIEDSPTGVASALAAGAAVLAVPVEALPVMAGVRQLESLTGADLELLAVLLVNRASATD; encoded by the coding sequence GTGCTCTTCGACATGGACGGCACGCTGGTCGACAGCGAGAAGCTGTGGGACGTCGCGCTGCAGGAACTCGCGCGCGACTACGGCGGCGAACTCTCCATCGCCGCCCGGCGGTCGATCGTCGGCACCAGCATGGCCGACTCGATGCGGATCCTGCACGACGACCTGGGGCAGCCCGAACGTGACCCGGCGCTCAGCGCGGCGTGGATCAACACCCGGATCCTGGAGCTGTTCCGCACCGGGCTGCAGTGGCGTCCGGGGGCGCTCGCCCTGCTGCGCGCCGTCCGGGCCGCCGACATCCCCACCGCGCTGGTCACCTCCAGCGGCCGGCCGCTGGTCGAGATCGCCCTGGACACCCTGGGCCGGGACAGCTTCGACGCGGTGGTCTGCGGTGACGAGGTCGTCGCGGCCAAGCCGCACCCGGAGCCCTACCTGACCGCGGCCCGGCTGCTGGGCGTGCCGATCGGCCGCTGCGTGGCGATCGAGGACTCACCGACCGGGGTGGCCAGCGCGCTCGCCGCCGGCGCGGCGGTGCTGGCCGTACCCGTGGAGGCGCTGCCCGTCATGGCCGGCGTACGTCAGCTGGAGAGCCTGACCGGCGCGGACCTGGAGCTGCTCGCCGTGCTGCTGGTCAACCGCGCCAGCGCGACCGACTGA
- a CDS encoding response regulator transcription factor, whose product MSDRVASARPVRILLADDQPLLRTGFRMVLGAERDLDVVAEAGDGLEAVELSRRLLPDVVLMDIRMPRMDGVAATRAIVDARLPVRVLVLTTFDLDEYVVGALRAGASGFLAKDVPAEELIAAIRTVAGGDAVVAPRILRRLLDRFADLLPDPAATPSSALSALTEREREVLVQVARGLSNAEIAVALSVSETTIKTHVGHVLTKLRLRDRVQAVVLAYESGLVRPRA is encoded by the coding sequence ATGAGCGATCGGGTGGCCTCGGCGCGGCCGGTGCGGATCCTGCTCGCCGACGACCAGCCGCTGTTGCGCACCGGGTTCCGGATGGTGCTGGGCGCCGAGCGCGACCTGGACGTGGTGGCGGAGGCCGGCGACGGCCTGGAGGCGGTGGAGTTGTCCCGCCGACTGCTGCCCGACGTGGTGCTGATGGACATCCGGATGCCACGGATGGACGGGGTGGCCGCGACCCGGGCGATCGTCGACGCCCGACTGCCGGTGCGGGTGCTGGTGTTGACGACCTTCGACCTGGACGAGTACGTGGTGGGGGCGCTGCGCGCCGGCGCCAGCGGGTTCCTGGCCAAGGACGTCCCGGCGGAGGAGCTGATCGCGGCGATCCGCACGGTGGCCGGCGGGGACGCGGTGGTGGCGCCGCGGATCCTGCGGCGGCTGCTGGACCGCTTCGCCGACCTGCTGCCCGACCCGGCGGCGACACCGTCGTCGGCGCTCAGCGCGCTCACCGAGCGGGAACGCGAGGTGCTGGTGCAGGTGGCCCGAGGGCTGTCCAACGCCGAGATCGCGGTGGCGCTGTCGGTCAGCGAAACCACCATCAAGACCCACGTCGGGCACGTGCTGACCAAGCTGCGACTGCGCGACCGGGTGCAGGCGGTGGTGCTGGCGTACGAGTCGGGGCTGGTCCGTCCCCGGGCGTAG
- a CDS encoding ABC transporter ATP-binding protein, with product MTATVGQQAQAAARANDVWKVYGSGEAQVIALRGVSAEFERGRFTAIMGPSGSGKSTLMHCLAGLDSVTRGTVEIGETTVTGLGDSGLTKLRRDKVGFIFQQFNLLPTLTAKENILLPLSIAGRKPDPAWYDTVIDTVGLRDRLDHRPAQLSGGQQQRVACARALVSRPEVIFADEPTGNLDSRSGAEVLNFLRNSVREHGQTIVMVTHDPTAAAYSDRVVFLADGEIVSELIEPTAETVLDTMKKLDAPAEVGN from the coding sequence GTGACCGCGACGGTAGGCCAGCAGGCGCAGGCCGCGGCCCGGGCGAACGACGTGTGGAAGGTGTACGGCAGCGGTGAGGCACAGGTCATCGCGCTGAGGGGGGTCAGCGCGGAATTCGAACGCGGCCGGTTCACCGCGATCATGGGCCCGTCGGGTTCCGGCAAGTCGACGCTGATGCACTGCCTGGCCGGTCTGGACTCGGTGACCCGGGGCACGGTGGAAATCGGCGAGACGACCGTCACGGGGCTGGGTGACTCCGGTTTGACGAAGCTCCGCCGCGACAAGGTCGGCTTCATCTTCCAGCAGTTCAACCTGCTGCCCACGCTGACCGCCAAGGAGAACATCCTGCTGCCGCTGTCGATCGCCGGGCGCAAGCCCGACCCGGCCTGGTACGACACGGTGATCGACACGGTCGGCCTGCGGGACCGGCTGGACCACCGGCCGGCGCAGCTCTCCGGCGGGCAGCAGCAGCGGGTGGCGTGCGCACGGGCGCTGGTCTCCCGCCCCGAGGTGATCTTCGCGGACGAGCCGACCGGCAACCTGGACTCCCGTTCCGGCGCGGAGGTGCTCAACTTCCTGCGCAACTCGGTCCGCGAGCACGGCCAGACCATCGTGATGGTCACCCACGACCCGACCGCCGCCGCGTACTCCGACCGGGTGGTCTTCCTCGCCGACGGTGAGATCGTCTCGGAGCTGATCGAGCCGACCGCCGAGACGGTGCTGGACACCATGAAGAAGCTGGACGCTCCGGCCGAGGTGGGCAACTGA
- the mug gene encoding G/U mismatch-specific DNA glycosylase translates to MDVGGSGPFRRPTPQEVAAAAGRGLVDVIGPGLRVLFCGFNPGLYSAAVGEHFARRGSRFWPALHRSGFTDRELHPWERDELLRQGLGITSLSNRATARADELTPAELVAGVTGLAIKAERYQPRWVAILGVTAYRIAFARPRAGLGPQPDRLGPARVWVLPNPSGLNAHFPLPALTAEFAALHQETRRRA, encoded by the coding sequence ATGGACGTGGGCGGGTCGGGGCCGTTCCGGCGGCCGACGCCGCAGGAGGTGGCGGCGGCGGCCGGCCGGGGACTGGTGGACGTCATCGGTCCCGGTCTGCGGGTGCTGTTCTGCGGCTTCAACCCGGGCCTCTACTCGGCCGCCGTGGGGGAGCACTTCGCGCGGCGCGGCAGCCGCTTCTGGCCGGCCCTGCACCGTTCCGGCTTCACCGACCGGGAGCTGCACCCGTGGGAGCGCGATGAGTTGCTGCGGCAGGGCCTCGGTATCACCAGCCTGAGCAACCGGGCCACCGCCCGCGCCGACGAGCTGACGCCGGCGGAGCTGGTGGCCGGGGTGACGGGGTTGGCCATCAAGGCCGAGCGGTACCAGCCGAGGTGGGTGGCCATCCTCGGGGTGACCGCGTACCGGATCGCCTTTGCTCGGCCTCGGGCCGGGCTGGGCCCGCAGCCGGATCGGCTGGGCCCAGCCCGGGTCTGGGTCCTGCCCAACCCCAGTGGCCTGAACGCGCACTTCCCGTTGCCGGCGTTGACCGCCGAGTTCGCGGCGCTGCACCAGGAGACGCGCCGCCGCGCCTAG